From the genome of Acidiferrobacteraceae bacterium:
CACCAGTTGCAGCACCAGGGGCAGCAGGGTTTCAAGCCCGGAGATCCCGGGTTCCGAAGCGCTGAAGGGCGCGAGTTTGGCGTCGGGTTCGTGGGGCTGGTGATCACTGCAGATGATGTCCACGGTTCCGTCCACCAGGGCCTGCCGAAGACCGTCGCGATCGCGAAGGCTGCGCAAGGGCGGGATCACATGGCACATGGAGTTGAAAAAACCGATGTCGTGTTCGGTCAGGTGCAGATGATGGGCCGTCACGTCGGCCGTCACCGGTAATCCCCGTGATTTCGCCTCGGCGATGATGGCCACGGCGCGGGCCGTGGACAGCTGGCAGAAGTGGGCCCGTACACCAGTCTGTTCGATCAGGGCCAGATCGCGGGCCAGGGCGACGGTTTCCGCGGCTTCCGGTATTCCCGGCAAACCCAGGCGGGTACCGATGTCGCCTTCGTGCACGCAGCCAGCACCGACCAGCCACGGGTCTTCGGGGTGCAGAAAGACCGTCAGGTCAAAACTGGCCGCGTATTCCATGGCGCGGCGAAGCACCAGGGTGTCGTGAATCGGCATATGGGCGTTGGTGAGACCCACGCATCCCGCCTCGTCCAGGGATTCCATGTCCGAGAGTTGTTTTCCCTCCAGACCGCGGGTGAGTGCGCCCAGGGGATGGATGAAACTCAAGCCAAAACGCCATGCGCGCTGCTGGATCATTTGCGCCATGGCCGGGGTATCGATGACCGGATTGGTATCCGGGGGGCATATGAGGGTCGTGATTCCGGCCGAGACCGCGGCCCGGGTCTCGCTTTCGATGGTTGCC
Proteins encoded in this window:
- a CDS encoding dihydroorotase; protein product: RSHGRHGPGHGRIRWRTGGWLMGTRIHGGHLIDPANGVDALTDLYLDDEGFVAAIGAAPEGFQVTATIDATGLIVCPGLIDLRARVREPGQEYKATIESETRAAVSAGITTLICPPDTNPVIDTPAMAQMIQQRAWRFGLSFIHPLGALTRGLEGKQLSDMESLDEAGCVGLTNAHMPIHDTLVLRRAMEYAASFDLTVFLHPEDPWLVGAGCVHEGDIGTRLGLPGIPEAAETVALARDLALIEQTGVRAHFCQLSTARAVAIIAEAKSRGLPVTADVTAHHLHLTEHDIGFFNSMCHVIPPLRSLRDRDGLRQALVDGTVDIICSDHQPHEPDAKLAPFSASEPGISGLETLLPLVLQLVDEDILELSSAIAAITARPAEVISVDTGHLGVGANADVCIFDPQSRWILKSEDMVSRGRNSPFVGRELRGQVTHTLVGGQVVFERERDSA